In the Coriobacteriia bacterium genome, one interval contains:
- a CDS encoding adenylosuccinate lyase — MIERYTRPEMGRIWSLENKYETWKEIEVLATEAQAEIGVVPGVEATEVRIRAAFDVDRINEIERETNHDVVAFLTNLAENIGEASKWVHYGMTSSDLGDTALCYQMAQAIDVVVADVRRLGLICKRRAFEYRDTVCVGRTHGIHAEPMTFGMKFARWAWAWKRSLERLQRTREAVAVGAISGAVGTYSSIDPFVESYVCEKLGLTPEPLSTQVVPRDRHAQFLAVLATVASTAEEVATEVRALQRSDTLEAEEPFARGQKGSSAMPHKRNPITAERVCGLARVVKANAQVGFDNVALWHERDISHSSAERVVLADSSIATDYLLDRLAWVLDGLVVYPERMLANLEATRGLIYSSKVLLALVDAGMLREDAYAIVQRAAMRVWDDIQQARSGPTFREALEADPEFAAAGVPAADLDALFDPRSFLGRVDVVFERLEGLEFGE, encoded by the coding sequence CACCCGGCCCGAGATGGGCCGCATCTGGAGCCTCGAGAACAAGTACGAGACCTGGAAGGAGATCGAGGTCCTGGCCACCGAGGCTCAGGCCGAGATCGGCGTGGTGCCGGGCGTCGAGGCTACCGAGGTGCGCATCCGGGCGGCATTCGACGTGGATCGCATCAACGAGATCGAGCGCGAGACCAACCACGACGTCGTCGCGTTCCTCACGAATCTCGCGGAGAACATCGGCGAGGCGTCCAAGTGGGTCCACTACGGCATGACCTCCTCGGACCTGGGCGACACGGCGCTGTGCTACCAGATGGCGCAGGCGATCGACGTCGTCGTCGCCGACGTCCGGCGGCTCGGGCTCATCTGCAAGCGGCGCGCGTTCGAGTACCGCGACACGGTCTGCGTGGGGCGCACGCACGGCATCCACGCCGAGCCGATGACCTTCGGCATGAAGTTCGCGCGCTGGGCGTGGGCCTGGAAGCGCTCGCTGGAGCGGCTGCAGCGCACCCGCGAGGCCGTCGCGGTCGGCGCCATCAGTGGCGCCGTCGGCACGTACTCGAGCATCGACCCGTTCGTCGAGTCCTACGTCTGCGAGAAGCTCGGACTGACCCCCGAGCCGCTCTCCACCCAGGTCGTCCCGCGCGACCGCCACGCGCAGTTCCTCGCGGTGCTGGCCACCGTCGCCTCGACCGCCGAGGAGGTCGCCACCGAGGTCCGCGCGCTGCAGCGCTCCGACACCCTCGAGGCCGAGGAGCCCTTCGCGCGAGGCCAGAAGGGGTCCTCGGCGATGCCGCACAAGCGCAACCCGATCACCGCCGAGCGCGTCTGCGGACTCGCGCGGGTGGTGAAGGCCAACGCGCAGGTCGGCTTCGACAACGTGGCGCTGTGGCACGAGCGCGACATCTCGCACAGCAGCGCCGAGCGCGTGGTGCTCGCCGACTCGTCGATCGCCACCGACTACCTGCTCGACAGGCTCGCGTGGGTGCTCGACGGGCTCGTCGTCTACCCCGAGCGCATGCTCGCCAACCTCGAGGCGACCCGCGGCCTCATCTACTCGTCCAAGGTGCTGCTCGCGCTCGTGGACGCCGGCATGCTGCGCGAGGACGCCTACGCGATCGTGCAGCGCGCGGCCATGCGGGTGTGGGACGACATCCAGCAGGCGCGGTCGGGACCGACGTTCCGGGAGGCGCTGGAAGCCGATCCCGAGTTCGCCGCCGCCGGGGTCCCCGCCGCCGACCTCGACGCGCTGTTCGACCCGCGCTCGTTCCTCGGCAGGGTGGACGTCGTGTTCGAGCGGCTCGAGGGGCTGGAGTTCGGCGAGTAG